The Apium graveolens cultivar Ventura chromosome 3, ASM990537v1, whole genome shotgun sequence sequence ctcaatgagactgtcattggtttccattcctttggaagagatctgagaaatttcagattggagtctttagtctgatagactcttccatgcaacttaagagcatttagtagtttttggaatctactaaaaatatcagtgagtgactcactttcttcattatgaaaatgctcatattactgaattaggagctgcattttattttctcttacatgctcagtaccatcacagattatctgtattgtgtcccaaacttccttggcagtcttgcagttgatgatgttatcaaacatgtctgcatcaacaccattgaatataatgttcatggcctttttatctttcctgacttgttcaatgtcaggatcagaccattcatgccttggctttggaacagatggttcatttcctgttacagctctcattggaacatgagggcctctttctatgcagtccacataggcctcatcttgagaaagcatatgaagatgcatctttaccttccaatgatggtaattatctttatcaagaaaaggaatcttgactccaacatctttcttgttcatcttgctgaattgttttgatctttaaactctttgtagattaagagcttgctatgataccaattgttagtcccttaacaatgtagcaagaattacagaaggggggttgaatggaattcttgaactttttcttgaaataaaaatgttcaactcgattattgatatatttgttttgattagcacaatgcggaatataaacttcaatgaatcaaaacacaagtaattaaaaacaagagtctttaaaaactttctggtggatttaaacaattccacgagagatatatataatatatcgagaggactctgtgtgcagaaatgcccacagctgcttacaaatagaactgctgagaatacaggaattgctaaagattatgcttacaaagatttctctatttttatgtttctcagctatctcaattatttttctatttgctactctcttggtttatataataccaagattacaaagtcaaaaagactgaacaaatataaaatctaacagtcttaatctttgctgctttccgtcctctattacccagttaatgggcttccacaatgtgtttgtatccaactcgacggctgtgtgtcagctttcactgttcaactgatgtttaaattcttgatatgatcatctgtcgacttttagatcatccgtcgatgacttaattgatcattcatcgactgctatgttaaacatctgttgatagtcatttgatcatctgtcgaaggctttgttaatcatccgtcggtagctattttggcacttgacttcatttcacttatacaaaattacaagacattacttatgtacaattaatcaacctattctgcatatctagttaaagtcaatatgacttatatgctactacagattctatacaaaggtgcatacatcactgtgctacaaacttattattacataagctactcattcgatggataataagttaatcatccgtcgagactataatgagtcatctgtcgggactataattcttacccgttgagtgctacattatttcactaagtaaaatctacttagatgttttgtttatgaaatcatcaaataCACAATATATGCACAACAAAGTCCAGGTAGATGAAAGCAATTCTAGCAAAAAAGTGAAAGTTGGGTCAGGACTCGAGGAGTCCTTCAAGGAGAGATTAGTATCCTTGCTCCGGGAGTACATAGATGTTTTTTCCTGGAGTCCAAGGGACATTCCAGGACTacatgagtccatagcaatgcacagcttggatgtcaaccccaACAGAAAACCAGTAAAACAGAAGAGAAGAAACTTTACTCCGGAGAGGCAAAGAGCCATTGACGAAGAAGtagaaaagctactcaaagcaggaatcatcaaagaaatcaaatatccggagtggctagctaatgtggtcatggttaagaagtccaacggcaaatggagaatgtgtgtggactacactaacctgaatgacgcatgcccgaAGGACCCGTATCCTCTTCCAAACATTGATCAACTAATAGATGCCACCTCCGAACACATTATGCTtagtttcatggacgccttctcCGGATATAACCAGATAAAGATGAACCCGAAGGACATTCCTAAAAcagcattcataactcacagagtAGTCTATGCTTATGTGATGCTACCCTTCGGGCTTACCAGCGTaggatccacttaccaaagagccatgaacaagatattcaagtcccaTATTGGGAGAAACTTGGAGtgctatgtcgatgacatgatttcGAAATCAACAACTATACCAGGACATGTGGAAGATCTGAAGGAGTGCTTTGACAACCTGAGGAAGCACCAACTCAAGCTGAATCCGGAAAAATGCACCTTCGGAGTAGGAGCAGGCAAGTTCttaggattcatgatcagcaacagAGGAATAGAAGCCAATCCagagaaaataaaagcaatccaggagatgaaagctcccaggacccaaaaagatgtgcagaagctagcagggtcCCTAGCAGCACTCAGGAGATTTGTTTCAAAGCTAGCAGAGAGGTGCCTACCAttctttgatttactcaaaggagcAACAAACAAGAAAGAGGTGAACTGGAGTCCAGAGTGGAAAAAGGCATTCGAAGAAATCAAGTCCTACCTCTctcagccaccagtcctaactaaagctcagctgggagagcctctctacttatacttgtcagcaggagcacaagccgtaggagctgccctaatcagggaagagaatggaaCACAGCAACTAGTCTACTATGTAAGCCAagttttaaaagatgtagaaatAAGATACCCAAGATTGGAGAAGTTTGCCTTTGCCGTGGTTACAACCTCAAGAAAACTCAGGCACTACTTCCAAGGGAGGGAAATCAGAGTAGTGACAAATCAACCATTAAGGAAAATAATTCAAAAGCCAGATGTCTCGGGAAGACTTGTCAATTGGGCTGTGGAGTTGAGCCAGTTCAATCTAAGCTTCATTCCCAGGACTGCAATCAAAGCTCAAGCTcttgcagatttcataatcgaatgcaacttcccAGAAGAAGATCCAGAACCAATGGACATGGACCAGGACCCAAAAAATGATACAAGTCCGGGAGCCTGGACCTTAAAggtagatggttcttcaacaagcgAGAGGTCAGGAGCCGGACTCATACTCAAGAGTCCAGAAGGATTCAAGATTCAGACAGCTATATCTTTCAGCTTCCCAGCAACAAATAATCAAGCGGAATATGAGGCATTGATCGCAGGACTAAAGCTCTCCAGGACTCTAAGGGTCCAAGACTTAAAAAtatacagcgactcccagatagtggtcaagcaaacaaatggAGAATACATAGCAAAGGACCCTACTCTGGCGAAGTACCAAGCACTGGTTCAGAGCTACTTAGCTTCAATTCCAAGCCACCAAGTCCTTCAGATATGCCGAGTAGAAAATGAAGAAGCTGATATCCTATCCAAATTAGTCTGGAACTCATCAGATCTAGACTGCTCAGTTTACTTCGAAGAACTCCATAAACCATCCATTGAATCCGGTAAGATCTTGGAGATAGAGAGCACTCAAAACTGGATGACTCCCTTCATAAACTACTTGGACAAAGGGGAGCTCCCAGAAGACAAAGGAAAAGCTCAAAGAttgaaagcaaaagcagccaagttcttcctcgaagaaGGAGTACTCTACCGCAGGACCTTCTCATCTCCTATCCTGAAATGTATTGGCCCATAAGAAGCAAAGTACTGTTTAGCAGAAGTGCACGAAGGGATATACGGAGACCACATGTCTGCAAaagccctagctcataagattataagacaaggctactactggccaaccaTTCATCAGGATGCAATAGAATTCGTCAAGAAGTGCAAGGAATGCCAGCTCTTCAGCAACGTGTCCCGGATAAGACCAGTCCTACCATCCTCAGTCCCCTCAGGTACCTACTAGTCTCTATTGATTACATGACAAAATGGGTTAAAGCAAAAGCAATGAGGACAATCAATCAACAAGACTGTATAAAGTTTATAGAcaacattttgatgaggttcgggataccgcgagtcctagtatcagacaATGGGCCCCAATTCATTGGATAAGAGTTCGAGTCCTACCTCCAAGAGCGCGGGATCAAGTACAAAAAATCATCAATggcatatcc is a genomic window containing:
- the LOC141714728 gene encoding uncharacterized protein LOC141714728; the protein is MHNKVQVDESNSSKKVKVGSGLEESFKERLVSLLREYIDVFSWSPRDIPGLHESIAMHSLDVNPNRKPVKQKRRNFTPERQRAIDEEDPYPLPNIDQLIDATSEHIMLSFMDAFSGYNQIKMNPKDIPKTAFITHRVVYAYVMLPFGLTSVGSTYQRAMNKIFKSHIGRNLECYVDDMISKSTTIPGHVEDLKECFDNLRKHQLKLNPEKCTFGVGAEIRYPRLEKFAFAVVTTSRKLRHYFQGREIRVVTNQPLRKIIQKPDVSGRLVNWAVELSQFNLSFIPRTAIKAQALADFIIECNFPEEDPEPMDMDQDPKNDTSPGAWTLKVDGSSTSERSGAGLILKSPEGFKIQTAISFSFPATNNQAEYEALIAGLKLSRTLRVQDLKIYSDSQIVVKQTNGEYIAKDPTLAKYQALVQSYLASIPSHQVLQICRVENEEADILSKLVWNSSDLDCSVYFEELHKPSIESGKILEIESTQNWMTPFINYLDKGELPEDKGKAQRLKAKAAKFFLEEGVLYRRTFSSPILKCIGP